Proteins encoded together in one Methanobacterium sp. window:
- a CDS encoding malate dehydrogenase has product MKVSVIGASGRVGKAAAFCLAEESAVSEVVLLSREKSLGQVQGEALDMNDAMAAKDIRVSITPTANFEDIADSKIVVITSGMPRTPEMTRMDVAIPNAKIIAEYAQLVGKYAPESIILVITNPVDVMTYVAYKASGFPRNRVIGLGNHLDSLRLKNLIAKHFNIHVSEIHTRIIGEHGDHMVLLLSSTSIGGILVKYFPQYQSFDVDAIVDKVKNAGSYVINKKGATEYGPAFAISNIVKTIINDEKRILTLTTYLDGEIDDVSDVCLGVPVKLGINGVERIISGKMSDKELEDFKTAADVVKSATDEVMASVEGKVNLSK; this is encoded by the coding sequence ATGAAGGTTAGTGTAATTGGTGCATCAGGCAGAGTGGGTAAAGCCGCTGCTTTTTGCCTGGCTGAAGAAAGTGCAGTTAGTGAAGTGGTACTGTTATCCCGTGAAAAAAGCCTTGGTCAGGTCCAGGGCGAAGCTCTGGATATGAATGATGCCATGGCTGCCAAGGATATCAGGGTGTCCATAACCCCCACTGCAAATTTTGAGGATATAGCAGATTCAAAAATTGTGGTAATTACTTCTGGCATGCCCAGAACTCCTGAAATGACCCGTATGGATGTGGCCATTCCCAATGCTAAAATTATAGCAGAATATGCTCAGTTAGTTGGCAAGTACGCCCCCGAATCCATAATTCTGGTCATCACCAACCCGGTGGATGTTATGACCTACGTGGCTTACAAAGCTTCTGGATTCCCACGAAACAGGGTGATTGGATTGGGAAACCACCTTGACTCCCTGCGGTTAAAGAATCTCATTGCCAAACATTTCAACATACATGTTAGCGAAATACACACCAGGATTATAGGGGAACACGGCGACCATATGGTGCTGCTTTTAAGCTCCACCTCCATTGGTGGGATACTGGTGAAGTACTTCCCCCAGTATCAGTCCTTTGATGTAGATGCAATTGTGGATAAGGTTAAAAATGCAGGCAGTTACGTCATTAACAAAAAGGGTGCCACTGAATACGGACCTGCCTTCGCTATTTCCAACATTGTTAAAACCATCATAAACGATGAAAAGAGAATACTAACCCTCACCACTTATCTCGACGGTGAAATCGATGATGTAAGTGATGTGTGTCTAGGAGTACCGGTCAAGTTAGGTATAAATGGTGTGGAACGAATTATCAGCGGGAAAATGAGTGATAAAGAATTAGAAGACTTTAAAACAGCCGCTGATGTTGTTAAAAGCGCCACCGATGAAGTAATGGCATCAGTGGAAGGAAAAGTTAACCTTTCAAAATAA